A single region of the Vicia villosa cultivar HV-30 ecotype Madison, WI linkage group LG4, Vvil1.0, whole genome shotgun sequence genome encodes:
- the LOC131596050 gene encoding uncharacterized protein LOC131596050: MVESTTPSDAKSSSLDVVDIIDISDDELDISHNGSGNISLATCFAGEKEKDLDHNPAQNNETLDFCEDIIFETSAKKKRACNVVMSESESDHDDDDDDDDDDINNSLTTANLEVDKVNDIRMPRQHGLKRLRKIASKNQDDETSFDRGHKVKYQQRIPTIDDDDTLEEDLLYSEEGDLSDFIVDDDFDVSDCEDMSNKAPNELKCDSESNSSGSQDLLQDNNKGSYSEDVSDRKGSGEKGKNIDSNNDQFSEENSDKGEDFSCVVTRKTKQTRNVVISESENDDTDDDQPIGKLLRKNVKEISVDELTNIVDNGDDDANDGGDDDDDDMPISQVMRMEKASRCGSKRLRKCLIKSRDAKPSSSIPTNGDAHDDDDDESIEDLSLSEGGNLNGFIVDESDFDASNCEVTSSKSQDGCNGDVYSDSDNSQDLPDCSKDSDSRDASDEDMNFGKILSKIQRKKKHEIKWEFEADMLAELGKDVVLCMKAVCTLYRQQTDDEQVIKGTVHRNGRGFNFHDADRGSYLADFLTDGSPYDDIKKTVEELENFDPEGVEDCRSLALRYSKQLYEIFKNKEDPLFP; this comes from the exons ATGGTAGAATCTACTACACCCAGTGATGCAAAATCTAGTTCTTTAGATGTAGTTGATATCATTGATATTAGTGACGATGAACTTGATATTTCTCACAACGGTAGTGGAAACATTTCTCTTGCAACATGTTTTGCAGGAGAGAAAGAAAAGGATTTGGACCACAATCCTGCACAAAACAATGAAACTTTGGatttttgtgaagatatcatATTTGAAACAAGTGCCAAGAAGAAACGGGCTTGTAATGTCGTTATGAGCGAGTCTGAAAGtgatcatgatgatgatgatgatgatgatgatgatgatatcaaCAACTCTCTAACCACTGCTAATTTAGAGGTTGATAAGGTCAATGACATTCGAATGCCAAGGCAACACGGTCTAAAGAGATTAAGAAAAATCGCAAGCAAAAATCAGGATGATGAAACATCTTTTGATAGAGGTCATAAGGTGAAATATCAACAAAGAATTCCAAcaattgatgatgatgacacaTTAGAAGAGGATTTGTTGTATAGTGAGGAAGGTGATTTGAGTGATTTTATTGttgatgatgattttgatgtaTCTGATTGTGAAGACATGTCTAATAAGGCACCAAATGAGCTTAAGTGTGACTCGGAGTCTAATTCGAGTGGCTCACAGGATTTATTACAAGATAATAACAAGGGTTCTTATTCGGAAGATGTATCTGATAGGAAAGGTAGCGGAGAAAAGGGAAAGAATATTGACTCCAATAATGACCAATTCAGCGAGGAAAATTCTGATAAAGGTGAAGATTTCTCGTGTGTTGTAACTCGCAAAACGAAACAGACCCGTAATGTGGTTATAAGTGAGTCTGAAAATGATGATACCGACGATGATCAGCCAATTGGTAAACTTCTGAGGAAAAATGTTAAGGAAATAAGTGTTGACGAGTTAACAAATATTGTTgataatggtgatgatgatgctaatgatggtggtgatgatgatgatgatgatatgccAATTAGTCAAGTTATGAGGATGGAAAAAGCGAGTAGGTGCGGTTCAAAGCGTCTAAGAAAATGTTTAATCAAAAGTCGTGATGCTAAACCATCTTCGAGTATTCCAACAAATGGTGATgctcatgatgatgatgatgatgaatcaaTAGAGGACTTATCACTGAGTGAGGGAGGAAACTTGAATGGTTTTATTGTTGATGAATCTGATTTTGATGCATCTAATTGTGAAGTAACCTCTAGCAAATCACAAGATGGATGTAATGGTGATGTTTACTCTGATTCGGATAACTCACAAGATTTACCAGATTGTAGCAAGGATTCCGATTCACGTGATGCATCTGATGAGGACATGAACTTTGGTAAGATATTATCCAAAATTCAGAGGAAAAAAAAGCACGAAATTAAATGGGAATTCGAGGCTGACATGCTTGCAGAACTTGGAAAGGATGTGGTGTTATGTATGAAGGCTGTCTGCACTCTTTATCGACAGCAAACTGATGATGAACAGGTGATAAAGGGAACAGTGCACCGCAACGGGCGTGGATTTAACTTTCATGATGCTGACAG AGGCAGTTATTTGGCTGATTTCCTGACTGATGGCAGTCCTTATGACGACATAAAGAAGACCGTGGAGGAGTTGGAAAATTTCGATCCAGAAGGAGTTGAAGATTGCAGATCACTTGCTCTTCGCTACTCAAAACAACTATATGAGATTTTCAAGAACAAAGAGGATCCACTTTTCCCTTAA